The Chryseobacterium aureum genome contains a region encoding:
- a CDS encoding mannose-1-phosphate guanylyltransferase, whose translation MLKSDRYCVIMAGGIGSRFWPMSTQKFPKQFQDILGTGRTMIQQTYDRISKVIPKEQIFVITNKEYVALSHQQLPEIPEENIVGEPLMKNTAACNLYMANKIAEINSNATMIVLPADHLILKENVFLEKVELAFDLASKHDYLVTLGITPTRPDTGYGYIQFVEKKGSEYFKVKTFTEKPILEIAQNFLESGDFLWNAGIFIWNVKSIHHAFDLYLPDMMQHFMACEYNSAKENSCIETIYPKVQKISIDNGILEKAKNVYVIPSDLGWSDLGTWTSVYENTEKDKDGNAVKLKHLLSYNSKGNIIRLRNNNKAVIIDGLENYIVVDTDKALLICPRDNDQLIKDYVLDLKNFKKGEKFM comes from the coding sequence ATGTTAAAATCAGATAGATACTGTGTTATAATGGCGGGAGGAATCGGGAGCCGGTTCTGGCCGATGAGCACACAGAAATTTCCCAAACAGTTTCAGGATATTTTAGGAACTGGGCGTACCATGATTCAGCAGACCTATGACAGAATCAGCAAGGTGATTCCTAAGGAGCAGATATTCGTGATTACGAATAAAGAATACGTGGCTCTTTCTCATCAGCAGCTGCCCGAGATCCCGGAGGAGAATATTGTAGGTGAGCCACTCATGAAAAATACGGCTGCCTGCAACCTGTATATGGCCAATAAGATTGCAGAGATCAATTCGAATGCTACCATGATTGTGCTTCCGGCAGACCACCTGATCCTGAAAGAAAACGTATTTTTAGAAAAAGTAGAGCTGGCATTTGACCTGGCCTCAAAACATGATTATCTGGTGACATTAGGAATTACTCCCACCAGACCGGATACCGGCTACGGATATATTCAGTTTGTAGAAAAGAAAGGGTCTGAATATTTTAAAGTTAAAACATTCACAGAAAAGCCTATCCTTGAGATTGCGCAAAACTTCTTAGAAAGTGGTGATTTCCTATGGAATGCAGGGATCTTCATATGGAATGTTAAAAGTATTCATCATGCTTTTGATCTTTATCTTCCGGATATGATGCAGCACTTTATGGCGTGTGAATATAATTCTGCCAAAGAAAACAGCTGTATTGAAACCATTTATCCAAAGGTTCAGAAAATTTCCATTGATAACGGAATTTTAGAAAAAGCAAAGAATGTATATGTGATTCCATCAGATTTAGGATGGAGTGATCTTGGAACCTGGACTTCAGTATATGAAAATACAGAAAAGGATAAGGATGGCAATGCCGTAAAACTGAAGCACTTGCTTTCTTATAATTCAAAAGGAAATATTATCCGTCTGAGAAATAATAATAAGGCGGTAATTATTGACGGGCTTGAAAACTATATTGTTGTAGATACCGATAAAGCGCTGCTTATCTGCCCGCGCGATAATGACCAGCTCATCAAGGATTATGTGCTTGACTTGAAAAACTTTAAGAAAGGAGAGAAGTTTATGTAA
- a CDS encoding MotA/TolQ/ExbB proton channel family protein produces the protein MLLTELSQILFAQIATPAVATDNLEFSFWKIMFHGGAFAKIVMVTVLLLGIFSLYLFFERFFFIKRLSSKTDSNFMNNIEDFIKAGKIEAAADYCKTQNSPEGRILEKGISRLGRPVSDIVSAMESQAQVEVANMEKNLNLLAVVPSIAPMLGLLGTVIGMIIAFFNLSHATGSFSPKTLSEGIYTALGQTAVGLAVAIPANFCYNILLTRIDKFVLKAQNMSGEFLDLINKPL, from the coding sequence ATGCTGTTAACGGAACTTTCTCAGATTTTATTTGCACAAATCGCTACACCCGCAGTTGCTACAGACAATTTAGAGTTTTCATTCTGGAAGATCATGTTTCACGGAGGGGCTTTCGCTAAAATAGTGATGGTCACCGTTTTACTGTTGGGAATATTTTCTCTTTATCTGTTTTTTGAAAGGTTTTTCTTTATCAAAAGACTGTCCTCAAAAACAGATTCCAACTTTATGAACAATATTGAAGACTTTATTAAAGCTGGGAAAATAGAAGCGGCTGCAGATTACTGCAAAACACAAAACTCTCCGGAAGGAAGAATTTTGGAAAAAGGAATTTCAAGACTGGGACGTCCCGTTTCAGATATTGTAAGTGCTATGGAATCACAGGCTCAGGTGGAAGTAGCCAATATGGAGAAAAACCTGAATCTTCTTGCTGTAGTACCGAGTATTGCACCCATGCTGGGACTTTTAGGAACGGTAATCGGGATGATTATTGCATTCTTCAATTTATCCCATGCTACCGGATCTTTCTCTCCGAAAACGCTTTCGGAAGGTATTTATACGGCTTTGGGACAGACGGCTGTAGGTTTGGCAGTGGCAATTCCTGCTAACTTCTGTTACAACATTCTTTTAACAAGGATTGATAAATTCGTACTGAAGGCTCAGAATATGTCAGGCGAATTTTTAGACCTTATCAACAAACCTTTATAA
- a CDS encoding DUF885 domain-containing protein, with translation MKNILSKSILGLGLMMGLASCKKSDSPLTKVTPSNLDSIASNYYEQYLKLYPLDATSQGDTRYNDQLPINIDKDFISGEVAFYNSVQKQLEHVDYKTLSDEDKVVYDVLDYTLKDKIEAYAYHPEYIPFTQFGGLPLTFPLYGSGQGSQPFKTEKDYSDWLKRMEKFPDWMDAAADNFREGINNKMVLPKKLVIKMIPQMKAEEITTSDMEKNIFYGPVRNFPKSFTKEQKDKFSALYKDAITKKIIPAYTKMGAFLEKDYLPKARDTDGYNSLPNGNEIYGYYVKSWTTTKKSPEEINKIGLQQVAMLRAEMEKVKQQVGFSGTLEEFITFVKTDPKAMPYKTSKEVLGAFNGILTKITPKLKTMFNVTPKTKFEIRQTEKFREASASAEYIPGTPDGKRAGIFYVPLPDPTQFNVTSGMESLFLHEAIPGHHYQVSLQQENMKLPKFMRFGWFGAYGEGWAHYCETLGPEFGLYTDPYQKMGYLSDQMLRAVRLVVDTGLHTGKMSREDAIKYFLSNISYDEGSATAEVERYMAMPGQALGYKIGSLRIRELREKYQKELGNKFNLASFHDEVLSQGCLPLDVLNRKMELWAQKQK, from the coding sequence ATGAAAAACATTTTATCAAAGAGTATTCTGGGATTGGGACTGATGATGGGTCTTGCTTCGTGCAAAAAATCAGATTCTCCCCTTACGAAAGTAACCCCGAGCAATCTGGACTCTATTGCTTCCAATTATTATGAGCAGTATCTTAAGCTCTATCCTTTAGATGCTACTTCTCAGGGAGATACACGGTATAATGACCAGCTTCCTATCAATATTGACAAGGATTTTATCTCAGGAGAAGTGGCCTTTTACAATTCTGTTCAGAAACAGCTGGAGCATGTAGATTACAAAACTCTCTCTGATGAAGATAAAGTGGTGTATGATGTACTGGATTATACTTTAAAAGATAAAATTGAAGCTTACGCCTATCATCCCGAATATATTCCCTTTACGCAGTTCGGAGGTCTTCCGCTCACTTTCCCGCTGTATGGAAGCGGACAGGGCAGCCAGCCTTTCAAAACGGAGAAAGATTACAGCGACTGGCTGAAAAGAATGGAAAAATTCCCGGATTGGATGGATGCAGCAGCAGATAACTTCCGTGAAGGGATCAACAATAAGATGGTTCTTCCTAAGAAACTGGTCATTAAAATGATTCCTCAGATGAAAGCGGAAGAAATTACCACTTCTGATATGGAGAAGAATATTTTCTACGGCCCTGTCAGAAATTTCCCAAAAAGCTTTACTAAGGAGCAAAAAGATAAATTTTCAGCCCTTTACAAAGATGCTATCACCAAAAAAATTATTCCTGCCTATACAAAAATGGGCGCTTTTCTTGAAAAAGATTATCTTCCCAAAGCTAGAGATACAGACGGATACAACAGTCTTCCTAACGGAAATGAGATCTACGGCTATTATGTAAAAAGCTGGACTACCACTAAGAAATCACCCGAAGAAATTAATAAAATCGGACTCCAGCAGGTAGCGATGCTGCGGGCAGAAATGGAAAAAGTAAAGCAGCAGGTAGGATTCTCCGGAACGCTGGAAGAGTTTATCACTTTCGTAAAAACAGACCCGAAAGCCATGCCATATAAGACTTCTAAAGAGGTTTTAGGTGCATTCAATGGCATTTTAACGAAAATTACGCCTAAGCTGAAAACCATGTTTAATGTAACTCCGAAAACAAAATTTGAGATCAGACAAACGGAGAAATTCAGAGAAGCAAGTGCGAGTGCAGAATATATTCCGGGAACTCCCGATGGCAAAAGAGCGGGTATATTTTATGTTCCGCTTCCGGATCCTACCCAATTCAATGTTACTTCAGGAATGGAGTCTCTTTTCCTGCATGAAGCGATTCCCGGACATCATTACCAGGTTTCTCTGCAGCAGGAGAATATGAAGCTTCCTAAGTTCATGAGATTCGGATGGTTTGGGGCATATGGTGAAGGATGGGCACATTATTGTGAAACACTGGGCCCTGAATTCGGGTTATATACAGACCCTTATCAGAAAATGGGTTATCTGAGCGATCAGATGCTGAGAGCGGTAAGACTGGTAGTAGATACCGGACTTCATACCGGAAAAATGTCACGTGAAGATGCTATTAAATATTTCCTAAGTAATATTTCTTACGACGAAGGATCTGCCACAGCAGAAGTAGAAAGATATATGGCAATGCCGGGACAGGCTTTAGGCTACAAAATTGGGTCTTTAAGAATCCGTGAACTGAGAGAGAAATACCAGAAAGAACTTGGCAATAAATTCAATCTGGCAAGCTTCCATGATGAAGTATTGAGTCAGGGATGTCTTCCTCTAGATGTTCTGAACAGAAAAATGGAGCTTTGGGCTCAAAAACAAAAATAG
- a CDS encoding TolC family protein — MKKVWIIVFGLGYLGLSAQEKWSLKECVSYAVEHNLQVIQNQYNKQNQEYNLKAAKKEYLPSVSASVTNGVSFGQGSLGAGSYRNDRFNNSVGLGADILLYNNGRLEKNVRKAQFDVEASQYDIETIKNDISLQIAQQYLTALLNKEIVKISQSAVENAQKQYDRAKITTQVGTTAQTVLAEAEAALAREKQNLKTAEVNVGRALFAIAQLLQLSDYKGFDVEEVNVPEKLDLQLVTADEVLTTAYEIQPQIKAAESRIRSAEAQTEVSKTAFWPTLTASAGLNTFYNNQFNVLPGVVQGGFFEQYKDQFGQNVGLSLNIPIFNKGKTKLQVEQSKLNESLAKNALEQQKQTVRQNVQKAQFDADANYETYLAAVEAEKSSKLALDFADKSYAAGRTTIYDVNVARNNYANAQGSVAQAKYNYLFSLKLLNFYAGIPLSL; from the coding sequence ATGAAAAAAGTTTGGATCATCGTTTTTGGATTAGGTTATCTGGGTTTAAGTGCTCAGGAGAAATGGTCCTTAAAAGAATGTGTAAGCTATGCAGTGGAGCATAATCTTCAGGTTATCCAAAATCAGTATAACAAACAAAACCAGGAATATAATCTTAAAGCCGCTAAAAAAGAGTACTTACCTTCCGTTTCGGCAAGTGTTACGAACGGGGTGAGTTTCGGACAGGGATCATTAGGAGCAGGAAGTTATAGAAACGACAGGTTCAATAACAGTGTAGGGCTAGGAGCTGATATTTTGCTTTATAATAATGGCAGATTGGAAAAAAATGTGAGAAAAGCTCAGTTTGATGTAGAAGCAAGCCAGTATGACATTGAAACCATTAAAAATGATATTTCTCTTCAGATTGCCCAACAATATCTTACTGCTCTTCTGAACAAGGAGATTGTAAAAATATCTCAGAGTGCTGTGGAGAATGCTCAGAAACAGTATGACAGAGCAAAGATAACAACCCAGGTAGGGACAACTGCCCAGACGGTGCTGGCAGAGGCTGAAGCTGCGCTGGCAAGAGAAAAACAAAACCTTAAGACAGCAGAAGTAAATGTTGGTCGTGCCTTGTTTGCCATCGCTCAGCTTTTACAGCTTTCAGATTATAAAGGTTTTGATGTGGAAGAGGTAAATGTTCCTGAAAAGCTTGATTTACAGCTTGTAACAGCAGATGAGGTTCTTACGACAGCTTATGAAATACAGCCGCAGATAAAAGCCGCAGAAAGCAGAATAAGATCCGCAGAAGCACAAACTGAGGTAAGCAAAACAGCATTCTGGCCTACTTTAACAGCCAGTGCTGGTCTTAACACGTTCTATAATAATCAGTTTAATGTTCTGCCGGGTGTTGTACAGGGAGGTTTTTTTGAACAGTATAAAGATCAGTTTGGACAAAATGTAGGGCTATCACTTAATATCCCTATCTTCAATAAAGGGAAAACAAAATTACAGGTAGAACAATCCAAACTTAATGAAAGTCTGGCTAAAAATGCATTGGAACAGCAGAAGCAGACGGTAAGACAAAATGTGCAGAAAGCTCAGTTTGATGCGGATGCCAATTATGAAACTTATCTGGCCGCCGTGGAAGCAGAAAAAAGCTCTAAACTGGCCCTTGATTTTGCCGATAAAAGTTATGCGGCAGGAAGAACCACCATCTATGACGTCAATGTGGCAAGAAATAATTATGCAAATGCACAGGGATCAGTAGCGCAGGCAAAATATAATTATCTTTTTAGTCTTAAACTATTGAATTTCTATGCGGGAATTCCATTAAGTTTGTAA
- the bcp gene encoding thioredoxin-dependent thiol peroxidase — MLKVGDKLPEFEGFNQDGETVTSSKLIGKKLVVFFYPQANTPTCTVEACNLSDNYSKLEKAGFQLLGVSGDSVKKQKNFHSKFAFPYDLIADENHTILEKFGVWQEKKTFGKTYMGIVRTTFIFDENGVCTRVIEKVTSKTAAEQILEG; from the coding sequence ATGCTGAAAGTTGGAGATAAATTACCTGAATTTGAAGGATTCAATCAAGACGGTGAAACAGTAACTTCATCAAAACTAATCGGAAAAAAACTGGTTGTTTTCTTTTATCCACAAGCGAATACACCAACGTGTACCGTGGAAGCCTGCAACCTGAGTGATAATTATTCCAAGCTTGAAAAAGCGGGATTCCAGTTACTGGGAGTGAGTGGTGATTCTGTAAAAAAACAGAAGAATTTCCATAGTAAATTTGCTTTTCCTTATGATCTTATTGCAGATGAAAATCATACTATCCTTGAAAAATTCGGGGTATGGCAGGAGAAAAAGACGTTTGGAAAAACCTATATGGGCATTGTAAGAACCACTTTTATTTTTGATGAAAACGGGGTTTGCACAAGAGTGATTGAAAAGGTAACTTCAAAAACTGCTGCGGAACAGATTCTGGAAGGATAA
- a CDS encoding ferric siderophore ABC transporter substrate-binding protein translates to MRSYTANRNEENKDRVKSALLSILIWAAILLFVFLYKLKPDLDKEPEVVTTMLVNFGDNRNGKGIEEPAEQPGSLAAATEEVTPEPAVTPVPETKTVVKSEPAPEPKKAEVKEKVISGNNSKASVPKKEESKKAEKKEATSTSASKNTKKSGAATANSKTGNGDGKGNAAIGNLIKGRGTKAGSQGTGEGIGNAGDPLGGDGNGDSKVGIDRKLVGYIPGTMGRGGAQPSHSCTASGSITIAYTVDKAGNVVSARRAGGVSDPCVASTSVTWVKKYVKAEKANTSSTGTYKITF, encoded by the coding sequence ATGAGAAGCTATACAGCAAACAGAAACGAGGAAAACAAAGACAGAGTAAAGAGCGCCTTGCTTTCTATTCTGATTTGGGCTGCTATTCTGCTTTTTGTTTTTTTATATAAGCTAAAACCTGACCTGGATAAAGAACCTGAAGTGGTTACCACCATGCTGGTCAATTTCGGTGACAACAGAAACGGAAAAGGAATTGAAGAACCTGCTGAACAGCCTGGAAGTCTTGCCGCGGCAACCGAAGAAGTTACCCCCGAACCCGCAGTAACACCGGTGCCGGAAACAAAAACGGTTGTGAAATCTGAGCCTGCTCCTGAACCAAAGAAAGCAGAAGTTAAAGAAAAGGTAATCTCAGGAAATAATTCAAAAGCATCAGTTCCTAAAAAGGAAGAATCAAAAAAAGCTGAAAAAAAAGAAGCCACCAGTACAAGCGCTTCAAAAAATACTAAGAAGTCCGGAGCTGCAACAGCCAATTCAAAAACAGGAAACGGAGACGGAAAAGGAAATGCCGCTATTGGAAATCTCATCAAAGGAAGAGGAACAAAAGCCGGAAGCCAGGGAACGGGTGAAGGCATTGGAAATGCGGGAGATCCTTTAGGCGGAGACGGAAACGGAGACAGTAAAGTAGGAATAGACAGAAAATTGGTAGGCTATATCCCCGGAACAATGGGAAGAGGTGGTGCCCAACCTTCTCACAGCTGTACGGCAAGCGGATCAATTACGATTGCTTATACTGTGGATAAAGCAGGCAATGTAGTGTCAGCAAGAAGAGCAGGCGGTGTTTCAGATCCTTGTGTAGCCTCTACATCAGTGACTTGGGTTAAGAAATATGTAAAGGCAGAGAAAGCCAATACATCTTCCACCGGAACCTATAAAATTACCTTCTAA
- a CDS encoding DinB family protein, translating to MITESIRSLFNRDLNKLKTEIETYQNEKNLWIIDKSIANSAGNLCLHLVGNINHFIGAQLGNTGYVRHRELEFSLKDIPRTELIEKIEATIAMTDSVLPQLSEDDIKKEYPLIVFESKMTTDYFLIHLVAHLDYHLGQINYHRRLLDN from the coding sequence ATGATCACAGAAAGTATAAGATCTCTTTTCAACAGGGATTTAAATAAATTAAAAACAGAGATAGAAACCTATCAGAATGAAAAAAACCTTTGGATAATTGATAAAAGTATAGCCAATTCTGCCGGCAATCTTTGTCTTCATTTAGTTGGGAACATCAATCACTTTATAGGAGCACAACTTGGAAACACGGGCTACGTAAGACACCGTGAGCTGGAGTTTTCCCTAAAAGATATTCCAAGAACGGAGCTTATTGAAAAAATTGAAGCTACTATAGCCATGACAGACTCCGTTCTGCCACAATTGTCTGAAGATGATATTAAAAAAGAATATCCTTTGATTGTTTTTGAAAGCAAAATGACCACAGATTATTTCCTGATCCATCTGGTTGCTCATCTGGATTATCATTTAGGGCAGATCAATTATCATAGAAGGTTATTGGATAACTAG
- a CDS encoding four helix bundle protein yields the protein MSYEKLDIYNIAFELFIETHKLSLQLPNYELYELGSQLRRSADSVVTNIAEGYGRNNYKGDFIRFLTYSQASCDETVCHLSKINRLYPELNLNFKEKSEQYKLLGGKINNFIKYVQLNWRT from the coding sequence ATGAGTTACGAAAAACTTGATATTTATAATATAGCTTTCGAGTTGTTTATTGAAACTCATAAGCTATCACTCCAACTGCCAAATTATGAATTATATGAACTGGGCAGCCAATTAAGGCGATCTGCTGATTCTGTTGTCACAAACATTGCAGAAGGTTATGGAAGAAACAATTACAAAGGTGACTTTATAAGATTTCTCACTTATTCTCAGGCAAGCTGTGATGAAACGGTATGCCATTTGTCAAAAATTAACAGGCTTTATCCTGAATTAAACTTAAACTTCAAAGAAAAATCGGAACAATATAAACTCTTAGGAGGAAAAATCAATAACTTTATAAAATATGTCCAATTAAACTGGCGCACATAA
- a CDS encoding GNAT family N-acetyltransferase, translating into MSLKKHPSADKIYETERLILRPMSREDRDFIFELYNRPKFIQHIGNRNVNSPEDAENYILNRFAPQIERLGFGNYLLMTKDGNEKVGAVGIFEREGLDIVDIGYSLLEEFEGKGYAFEAAQKVKSIGMNDFGLTKISAIISKDNVSSQKLIEKLGLKFKKHITLPGETEELNYYETE; encoded by the coding sequence ATGAGCCTAAAAAAACATCCAAGCGCAGATAAGATTTATGAGACAGAGCGATTAATTCTTCGCCCCATGTCCCGTGAAGACAGAGATTTTATCTTTGAGCTCTATAACAGACCTAAATTTATACAGCATATTGGCAACCGTAACGTGAATAGCCCTGAAGATGCTGAAAATTATATTCTAAACAGATTTGCTCCACAAATAGAAAGACTGGGATTCGGGAACTATCTTTTAATGACTAAAGACGGAAATGAAAAAGTGGGGGCTGTAGGAATCTTCGAAAGGGAAGGGCTTGATATTGTAGATATCGGCTATTCTTTATTGGAAGAATTTGAAGGAAAAGGATATGCATTTGAAGCCGCTCAGAAGGTTAAATCTATTGGAATGAATGATTTTGGATTAACAAAAATATCCGCTATCATTTCAAAAGATAATGTTTCTTCCCAAAAACTGATCGAAAAACTAGGGTTGAAATTTAAAAAACATATAACACTTCCTGGTGAAACTGAAGAATTAAATTACTACGAAACAGAGTAA
- a CDS encoding SprT-like domain-containing protein — MSIQSLEKYLPQHTLKYLKIWFSDYYIHIKVTRNRNSKLGDYRKLPDNSHEITVNSTLTPQLFFFVLTHELAHLIAFEKYGRRISAHGNEWKETFRNMLLESLEIYDEELKPIIIKFSKSPKANFMASPDLVRYFHTEKQDDTLHFIEELQKGDFFIYRNEKYLLEGLVKKNYLCKNLATGRKYSFKPLARVEKCS; from the coding sequence ATGTCTATCCAATCATTAGAAAAATATTTACCCCAACATACACTTAAATATTTAAAAATCTGGTTTTCAGATTACTATATACATATTAAAGTTACCAGGAACAGGAACTCAAAACTGGGAGATTACAGAAAGCTTCCGGATAATTCTCATGAAATAACGGTAAACTCTACGCTTACCCCACAACTTTTTTTCTTTGTGCTGACTCATGAGCTGGCGCATCTCATCGCTTTTGAAAAATACGGAAGAAGAATCTCTGCTCATGGCAATGAATGGAAAGAAACCTTCAGAAATATGCTTCTTGAAAGCCTGGAAATTTATGATGAAGAATTAAAGCCGATCATTATAAAATTCTCAAAATCACCCAAAGCCAATTTCATGGCCAGCCCGGATCTGGTAAGGTATTTTCACACTGAAAAACAAGATGATACTCTCCATTTTATTGAAGAACTTCAGAAGGGTGATTTTTTTATCTATCGCAACGAAAAGTATTTATTAGAAGGTCTGGTTAAAAAAAACTATCTTTGTAAGAACCTGGCTACGGGAAGGAAGTATTCTTTCAAGCCACTGGCTAGGGTAGAAAAATGTAGCTAA
- a CDS encoding ExbD/TolR family protein, translating into MKIQRRNKANPEFSLAAMTDVILLMLIFFMITSSAANQSAIDVNLPKAGAVEDNIPNPLTVSIKPDGSFFVDDNPANKGELEQIIVDKLANQTNKSFTIRADENTLHKDVVFVMEIAEKHKFNIAIATVKDK; encoded by the coding sequence ATGAAAATTCAAAGAAGAAATAAAGCGAATCCGGAATTCAGTTTAGCAGCGATGACAGACGTTATCCTGTTGATGCTGATTTTCTTTATGATCACTTCTTCGGCCGCCAATCAGAGCGCTATTGATGTGAATCTGCCGAAAGCCGGAGCTGTTGAAGACAATATTCCTAATCCTTTAACGGTAAGTATCAAGCCGGACGGTTCATTTTTTGTAGATGATAATCCTGCCAATAAAGGAGAACTGGAGCAGATAATTGTAGATAAATTAGCGAACCAGACCAACAAATCATTTACGATAAGAGCAGACGAAAATACATTGCATAAAGATGTTGTTTTTGTAATGGAAATTGCTGAAAAACATAAATTTAACATTGCTATTGCAACAGTTAAAGATAAATAA
- the nth gene encoding endonuclease III, with product MTKKQRAELVQTELDKLYPTTPIPLDHTDPYTLMVAVALSAQTTDKKVNQVTPDLFAVAGTPQRMAKLEEFEIKELIKEIGLSNTKAKNLKRMAELLLERHNGVVPQTYEELEALPGVGHKTASVVMSQGFGFPAFPVDTHIHRLMTQWKLTSGKNVVETERDAKKLFPEEVWNKLHLQIIFYGREYSPARGKGEKDFITKMMFEK from the coding sequence ATGACAAAAAAGCAAAGAGCTGAGCTCGTTCAGACAGAACTGGATAAATTATATCCTACCACACCTATTCCTTTAGATCATACGGATCCTTATACACTGATGGTTGCCGTTGCTCTTTCTGCACAGACCACAGATAAAAAAGTAAACCAGGTTACTCCTGACCTTTTTGCCGTAGCGGGAACGCCACAGAGAATGGCGAAGCTGGAAGAATTTGAAATCAAAGAACTGATTAAAGAAATAGGACTGTCTAATACAAAGGCTAAAAACCTTAAAAGAATGGCCGAACTTCTACTGGAAAGACATAATGGTGTTGTTCCACAGACTTATGAAGAATTGGAAGCACTTCCGGGGGTAGGGCATAAGACTGCTTCAGTAGTCATGAGCCAGGGATTCGGGTTTCCTGCTTTTCCGGTAGATACACACATTCACCGTCTGATGACACAGTGGAAACTGACTTCGGGAAAAAATGTAGTAGAAACTGAGCGTGATGCCAAGAAACTATTTCCTGAAGAAGTATGGAATAAACTTCACCTTCAGATCATTTTCTATGGAAGAGAATATTCTCCGGCAAGAGGAAAAGGAGAGAAGGATTTTATTACGAAAATGATGTTTGAGAAATAA